Part of the Vibrio sp. SCSIO 43137 genome, AAAAAAGCTCGCAAGCCAATCATTCGACAAGATGACAATATGCGTAGGCATTTCAGTCGAATCTGTAAAAATGCCGGAGCATTTATCACTGAAGAGGATATGGTTGAATTTGAAGTAATCAACCCTAACAGAGAACCAGACCATGCCGACAATCGCTTGAAAGTTGGAAAAGTATGGCCACTTACCACGCATCAGCTTCGACGTACATTCGCCGTTTTCGCAAAAAGGCATAGTCTTTGTCATGACATAGCAATCAAACAACAATTTAAACACTTGGATTTACCTACAACCGAATGGTACGGAGAAGGCGGAATAGCGTCTAAAATAAAAGCGTTACAGATAGATACAGAGCTTCAATCATTTTTGAACGAGGTAGTTGTAGAGTCGACAACTCACAAAATTCACTCTTGGTATGATGACAAAGAATCTTTGAATCTAATGGGGAAAATGGCCGGTTCGATAAACAAAAACCGCTTAAGCCTACATAAGAAGTACAGGTCCTGGGATGCTATAAACGAGCACGTTAAAGCTGGTCGATTAACCCTAGTTGGTACCTTGCACTCATACTGTATGGCTGGATATGAATGCCAGATGCATAAAGTAAGCTCACCAGCTAACTGTATGAATTGTGAAAACCAAATTATCGGCAAAGAACAAGTTGAAAACTGGCAAAAGCGATACTCTTGGGTCTGCAAACAAGTACAAGATATGGACGCACTGGGAACTTTGACAAACTCAATGTATTCACATTTCATCACTCAAATAAGAGCAGCAGAGAAAGTCCTGCACCGTTTTCAAATACCTTTCACCAGATTCGATATAGGCGGCAACAAGTATGAGCAAATCCCAAATTACGAGAGTTGAACTAGAACAAGCTCTACAAAGACTTGTTTCTGGAGATACTAAGCGAGTTGACCCTAATAGAAAAATATCTGTCAAGGCTGTTGAAGAAGAAGCTGGACTTGGAGATGGCTCTGCTTATTACTACAAGGATATTGTGGAAAAAGTTAAAGAGGCAGCCCGCAAAAATACCCCGTTAACAAAAGCACAAAATGCCTATGAAGATAAGATTTCCAAACTACGTGAACGCCTTGCAAATGAGTCTAAGTTAAAAGAAAAATACAGAAATCAAGTTGAAGTGTACAAACAACAACTAGCAGGTATGGCGAGCCAACATAATCAGCTTGCCCTAATTATTCAACAGTATCAATATCAAATTGCAGAGCTAGAGTCAGGTATCAGGGATTTAGAGTCACCTAATTGTAGCAGCTCACGAATATAATCCCTCCGACTTGATTACATCGCCCATTCTTGGCTCACAATCAATGCAAACGGACTCACTTTAATTGAGAATTAAACCGGCAATCCAGCGTCACGCATTCCGAAGTCATTTGAAGTTAATTCTGGTGAAAGTAAATTCAGAAAAGTCTATTAAAATCGACTTGTAGGGATGTTGTGGGAGAATACTTTTATAAATAAGTACTTAAAATGGGATATCAAAATATCGCGCTCTAGGCTTCTACAACAAATATGGGAACATCAGAAATGTGAAGCTCCCCTTTTAAGGAGAGCTTCTTTTCCAGAATAAAGTACGAACTCTTACAGGACTACTTTCACGTTGGCTGTTTATATGTAATATCTAAAAATCTATGCTTTACTTAGTTAAAAGCCATTTATTGATGTAATCCGCTAAAGGTTTGAAGGCAGGGTTTGACCAATTGATTGCATCAGGGCTTCCCTGTCCTATTGTACCAGTATTACTAAAGACAGTGCCACTGGACCCTTTAACCTCACCAAGTTCAGCCTTACTAGGATCACGCATGTACTCATACGTTAGTCCTATCATAGCTCCAGGATTTAAATCAGCACTTAAAGTGTGAATCTGATCTCTTTTTCCTTTACCGTCAGGATCATCGTCTGGGTCGGTCGTGCACGTGTTAGCATTTAGCTGACCATTGCCATAGTTACAAGAATCATGGACGAGATATTCAGGGTACCCGCCAGAAGCTTGAATAATGAGAAGTGCTTTAAATGCATTATATGAGGCTAGCAGCTCAGCTCCAACAATCGTATTATTGTTTCCGTCAATGTAGTAATCGAAAAGTTGAATCAATTTTTGATATGTTGTCAAACTTGTTGTTTCATCCTTTCCGCCAAGGTTTGTATATACTAACTCTACTGCATCCAAAACTTTTGGTGTCCCACTATTCTCATTCATACTGTCGGCAAGCTTCAGAACGAAAGCGTCTGCTGTACTGCCGCTCGAAGGATCTGGTTCATCTTCTAAAAGGCCAATTACAACGCGTTTTTGACTGTATCTTTTTCGAACATCATCATGCAAACGAGAAATAAAGTCCTCAACCTGGACTTTAGTTCTCGCTTGTTGAGCATCAGAAACAGCAGTATCGATTTTCAACACATAGATGCCATTTTCAAACTGACAGTTAGGGACATCTACAGCTGTGGAACAATTATCAATCGAAGTGTACACATCAACTTTAGTCGGTGCGGATGACCCCGAATTGCTTTCTTCACCACAACCTGCAAGAGATCCTGCTACAACTACAGCAGCACTGAATAATAGATAATTTTTTTTCATTTTAAATCCAATTACTTAATCGCTCATCGATATTCCAAACTTGATAAGCATATATCAAATACAACGTACTATAAGTTTCCATGTCGTAATGTTGATATCTATGTTATTTGAAATCTGTTAATAAACCTAGTTCTAAGTATGTGTAGCGGCTCACGAACATAATCCCTCCGACTTGATTACATCGCCCATTCTTGGCTCACATTAAGTGAGAATAAGGCTTGCATCCGGCTCACAATCAATGCGAACGGACTCACTTTAGTTAAGAATGGGCTTGCAAACATATTTCTTCGGCTCACTTTAATTGAGAATTACTCTTCAAGACTTTTGATTGAAGAAATTCGGATAATATTCCGAAAACTATCCAGATCTTGAATACTGAGTAGTAAAGATTTGACTTCTTCTATGCTTAAATTCGAATCAATCTTCACGCCTGTTTCTGATGCACTGATCACTTTGTCGTTATTTTCTAATTCCTCACAGAAAGCACTTTTATACTGTGGATAACATTCTTCTTCCGGAAAGCGATTAATATCTTTAATCAATTTTCTGTCGAGTTCTGATTCATATGTTAGGCGTACATTTATTTCATATATCATGTTCTTACCATCATTTAAGTTCATTTTTCTTTAGCCTGATGATTTACAGTTGTTACTTTTTCTTAGCTGTGTACCTTAAGCATTCCAAACTTACTTCAAGAATATTACTCAAAATATGCGTATATGGATGGGGCGTGTCTTTCGTTGTAAGCTTGAGTAAAGGCTTCAGAAATCATCTTAAGTCTATCAGTGCTTGGCATTGTTAGCCGGGCACTGAGGTTGAAAAATGGATATTTCCCTTGAATATCAGGGTGTATTGTAGCTGCCACTTCAACGTCTGAGGTTGATACATACCTTCCAGCCCATCTTTCAATATAATGTTTGATAGGTCTAATTTTGTTGGATGTATTTTTGATTTTTTTTTGTGCATCTAACCATTCATAAGCGATCCTGATACAGTCGTTGTGCTCATGTACAATATCAGTTGGTTCAGAATACTTCGTAGCTCGCTTTCCTTCCTCAATTTGTTCATCGGTAATATAGCGCATACTTGCCACCTTTCTTGTTGAACAAGACATTCGATTGTTTAGGTTTATTATGAGTTATGACAAAGAATATGCAATCAATTGAGTCTAAATAAACGTACATTTTAAAAGACTTACTTGTTTTAGAAGCATAAGAGAAATGTTCATTACTTCTTTTCTTACCATCCTTAATTTGACAATACTACCAATAAAGCAATAATCTACGCCCCAAACGCTGGACGCTCTGTTAAATTGTGCGCACCCAAAAGGAATCGGCTATATCGTACAACTTACACCTGTACCTCAAAATTGTATGGTAACAATATGATAAAATTTAAAAACATGTCGGTTCGGTGGCAAATTATGCTGCCAGTTCTATCAGCCGCCATTATTCTTATTGCTAGCACTATCTTCATGGCAACCTCTTTAGTCGAGAAGATTGATGAAACTGAACAAGTCGCCGCACTTTCACTATCAAATGGTAACGCCATTGCACAAATGACAATGGATATTGCCAATATTCAAGAAAATATAAGTGCATACTCAAGTGTCAACTCGACAATTCAAGAGCTTGAAGCTCGTATTAATAAAAATATTACTGACATTAATGCTATTCTTGATAATGCTACTGGTGAGCATGAATTGGCAGTAAAGAAAGCGATCCATGAACTTCTAGACTTGGTGGAAAACAATCTAGAGTCTATCCTTTCTCGAAAACCTATTGTCCTATCTAAGTATCACAAGTCATCTAGCGAAGTATCAATCTCAATTACTGCTTTATTTGTTGCATATGAACAAGATATGGCTTCTGGAAAAGCGTCTAGAGCCAAAGAGGTATTAGACCTTCAATACCAAGGTGGCATTGTGTTGATACTTCTCATGGCATTCTCTGTGGGCATGCCATATGTTGTTTCAAACATGATTGTTAGACCTATCGTTAATGTCCAAACCGCAATGAAGCACCTTTCCGAAGGTGATTTCAATGTTAGCGCGAACGTCGATAGTACTAACGAGCTTGGCCAACTAAGCCAAAGCATGAATTCAATGATTGAACGCCTTAAGTCTATTGCTGACTCACTTATCACCGTTGGCCATAATGTCGCATCTGCATCGACTGAGTTATCAACGGTTATGGTTCAGGCCGAAAGTAATGCTGCGGAAGAAAGCAGCCAGATAGATTCTATTGCGACCTCTATCAATGAACTATCTCGCACTGCACAAGACGTTGCTAAGAATGCATCACTTGCTGACGGCGCAGCTCGAAATGCACTTGAGTTGTCGAACAAGGGGTCTGAGTCTTTCGATAGAACCTACAACGCAAGTAAGGAAATGAGTGTAACGCTTGAGAATGCTGCTGATGAAATAGACCAACTGGCTACCGAGTCTATCAAAATTGGAGAAGTGGTTAGCGTTATTGAAGATATTTCTGCGCAAACCAATCTATTAGCGCTTAATGCAGCCATTGAGGCGGCACGCGCTGGTGAACAAGGTAGAGGTTTTGCTGTAGTGGCATCAGAAGTCAGAACTCTGGCAGAACGCACCCAAACTTCAACTGAAGAGATCCAGGGTATTATAGAGTCACTACAAGGTAAGGCGAGCTCAGCTAATAATACTATGGTTCAAAGTCTAGATAGACTGGTCAAAAACCGTGAGGTTATGGTTGAAGCAAGTGATGCTATGCAAGGCATCTCCAAGGTCGTCATTGAAATTAGTGAATTGAATACTCAAGTGGCTACTGCTGCAGAGCAACAAAGCAGTGTGACTGAACATGTAAACAAATCAGTTAACTCGGTAATTGATCTGGTGAGTCAGAACGTAACTGGTATCAACCAAAGCGCATCAACGGCAAACGAGCTATCATCTCTGGCTGAAGACCAGCGAGATCAACTCTCATTCTTCAAATAAGTAAATTATCTATAGCGATGCTTGTCGATATATATGTAAGCGCCCCATTATTCCACGGGCGCAGTCTTAGTGAGAGAAATTCCAGGGAAGAAGTGATTCGATATCTGGTTCTGGTTTAGCCTGCTCTTTCATGCACTGAATCAGGTAGTCGTACATGATAAGACCGTTGGCCAGTGCCATGCTGTACAGCATGGCACTGGCATGCGCACCTTTTGGAGTATCAGCGAAGAGCCAGTTTTTGCACCCAATGACCATGGATTTGATTGCACGCTCTGCGCGGTTATTGTCGATGGATAAGTGGCCATCTTCAATATAGCGAACCAGCTTATGCCACTGACCAACGGTCTACTTTATAGCTTTACACAGTGGGCTGGACTCTACTATTTTTGCGAAGTCAGCCATTTATGCAGATCATCCAACATTGGTTTCGCAAGTTTCTGGCGCTCTGCCATTTTTTCCTCAGCAGATTTGCTTTTCAGTCGTGTTTCCAACGCATACAGCTTCTGGATTTTCGCCAGCGCCGCATCAGCTTTGCCTGTTTTGCCTTTCCCTTGCAGTTTCTCTGCATCCATGAACTTGCGGCGTGCGTGAGCTAGGCAACCAAGGTGTTCTACCTTCGTTAACCCGTCATACGCTTTGTATCCGTCTGTTTGTAGACAGCCGTCGTATTCACCCAAGAAACCTTCAGGACATGCTCGAGAACGCCCATTTTGATAATCGAACAAGACGATATTTTTTACACCTTTCAGCGTAGCTTCGGGCGAGCCGGCACCAGAACAGTAGATCCACATATATCACTTCTTCTCCTCCTTAAGCACGTTCAGCGGTGTTTCATCCGTCTGGATAACCACTTGCTCAAGCTGGTGCTTGTGAAGAGCTTGGTATAGCGGAGTAAAGCGTTCACTGACCTGAACTACCCAGCGAGCCATGATGGTTCTGGATTGATTATATTTGACTCAGATTCATCAAAAACACCTACTCTTTCGGCCATGAAATCATCAGATACGCTTTCTGTTTTAGCAAAAGACAACCAGTCGTCTTTACTTTCTATTGTGATAAGCTCATCAGCATGTGCATTGTAAGCTGTCATGTCTTCAAGCAATTATTCTTCCGTAAGCCTTTTTTTACTCATCACATATATCCAAGATATGAAGTTGAGATTCGCTTAATTATAGCAAAACCAGTTTTCTTCCGTTTCATACAAAATACTGCTAGAACAAAGAGCCGGGCAAATGTATGGTATGCTCCGTTTGTGCAATAGGCTGTTGTACAATTTGGCTCAATGGCAGTTGTTGCAAATTCTGCAACTACCAACTCTGAAGCTGGCAAACCGATCATTGAACACGTTACGAATTTACTGAAATTTGTTGAAGACAACATGGTATCAGAGATTATACCTGACAAAACAAACCTGGTAAGTAATCGAAGTCTCCTTCGGAATTTTTGTAAACAAGTATTGGCCAATTGCAGTAACTATAAAAGCCCACATAACCAATACAAAAGTCTATCTCTAACTCTGGAAAATATTTTTTCCAGACAAAATTTTTATTAAAATTAATCAAATTATTGCATTTTTCTGGAAAAACCTTGTCACACCTTATTTTTTAAGGTTCTCCAGTATAATTCCAGACCGGAATATAAAGAGTAGTTTGTAAACTATGAGATAAGGCGTACGCTGATTAAAAAGCCCGCCACAGGTAGTTCTGTAGCGGGCTTTATTATTTCTGACGGCGTGTTTTACTCTTGTTTTGTTAATGGTTGGTTACTTAATACAAACCACATTCAGCAGTGATGTGCCTGTTAACTGGGTAATTTTACCGCTGGTAAACAAACCGCGCTTACCTTCACCCCAGTAAGGAACATGAATCGGCCACTGCTTCTTAGTCATCACACCGGAGTTAATCAAAGCTCTCCACTCGATATCATTTAGCAGACGCATCCCCTGAGACTGGCAAACCTGCGTCGCCATTTCATAGTTCAGCCGGTTCCAGCCTATGCCGTATTCCATATAGTACTGCTCATTCCCTTCCATCAGGAAAGGGATAGCATAGTAGTTCTCACCAATCTTAGTTTCACGGCGAACCACCATCATACCGACATCGGTTTTCTTAGCCGTGCTGTTAGGCCGGGTCGTTGCGACAGGAATAGGAGCCGCCTTTTTCGGCGTAACGGCTTTTGGTTTAGGTTGAGGCTTGGAGACGGGTTTAGGTTTCGCTTTAGGCTTAGGAGGCGTTTTAGTGACTTGCTGCTTGGCTGGTGCAGCCATCGCTTTTCCGCTCGTTGCCGGTTTATCAGAATCCTTAGACACTGCCCTGATAAATGCCTGACGATATGGCTTTAAAGTCTTAAGTTGTTTCAGGTCCTGTGAAGCATTGTCAAAGGCATCATAAGGTCCAATCAAGCAACGATACCCTCTGCTTTCAGGTTTCATCCAGACATCGGTTGAAATCTTGCTATAAATACTTTTTGCCTGAGCCAGAGCGACTGGTTTAGAGAACATACCACACTGAATCCAGAATAAACCCGATTTCTGCTTTGGTGTTTTTCCCCACAACCCGTTACCAACAGGACACTCTCTGGACAGAACGGGTAACTCACTATTACTGCTCTGCTTCGCTTCACAGATATAATCGTTATTGGTATCAGTTGCAGCCATTACTCCAGTGCTGGCAAATACCAGACTGACAGCGAGTAACATTGACTTTCTAACCAGAAATCTCGTCATATATCTATCTCTAAAAACATTATGCAACCAGCATAATATTTTATCATCGGTTAAACAAAAAGAGTCGCATTTCAGCGACTCCCCTAGTTTAGAAAGCTTTATAGTTAAAGATCAATCGCTTTGGATCACTCTTTATCAAAATTGGGGTTAAGGATCACCCTTTATAAATTTTAGGGTTAAATACATCCCTTAGCCAGTCACCCAGCAAATTGATTACCAGAACCAAAGTAACCAGTACAATCCCCGGGAAAGCTGTAATCCACCATGCACCTGAGAAAATATAGTTAAAACCGATACTTATTAATGCACCCAGTGATGGCTGATCCACCGGCAAGCCCAGCCCTAAGAAAGAGAGAGCCGCTTCTGACATAATGGCATTCGCTACCTGCACCGTTGAGATAACCAGAATCGGCGACAAACAGTTTGGCAGAATATGACGGAACATAATACGTGGCGCCCTGAAGCCCATTACACGGGCAGCTTCAACATACTCTTTCTTCTTCTCTGCTAACACAGAAGCACGAATAGTACGGGCATACTGCGGCCATTCAGCCACCCCGATAATCACCACCAACATAACAACGGCATACTGACTATAAAACTCACTACCAAAGCTGGCTTTGAAGATAGCAGAGACGATAATCGCCACCATCATGGTCGAGAAAGAGAGCTGAACATCGGCAAAGCGCATCAGGAAGCTATCAATACGGCCACCAAAGTAACCGGCAGACAGACCTATCACAATACCCAGAAACAGCTGCAAGCCAACAGCAAGAAAGCCGATAGTCAGAGATAAGCGGGAGCCATACAGCATGGTAGAGAGAATATCCCGCCCTTGCTCATCGGTACCCAACAAAAATCGTTCGTCTCCATCTTCCATCCATGCAGGAGGAAGCTCTGAGTCCATGATGTCGATTGAACTCAAATCATAAGGGTTGCTCGGTGAAAGCACCGGCGCAGCCAGAGCCATAAGCAGAAAGGCCATAAAAATAGCAAAACTGACCATGGCGACTTTATCGCGCAGAAAATAGTAAAGAAAATCCGATTGTCTGAAACGTTCCCAGCGGCTAGGAACAACACTTGCTTGACTCATTTTTATGCTCCTTTGCCAGTCAGGTTAACCGTCGGGTTAATCAGCCCGTACATCAAATCAACAATAGTGTTGGTCACTACGAAAACCAGACCAACGAAAATAACATAAGCGGTGATCAGCGGTGTATCTACCCTGTTTATCGCTTCAAGGAACAGGAAGCCTGTACCCGGCCACTGAAATACGGTTTCCGTCAATATGGTGTACGCCACCATAGTACCGATCTGCACACCACCTACAGTCAGAACCGGCAGCATGGTATTTTTCAGTGCGTGCTGGTAGTAGATTTTATTGGTGGCTAAGCCCTTGGCTTTGCCAAACTTAATGTATTCGGAGCTAAGCACTTCCAGCATTTCAGAACGAACCAGACGAATGAACAGAGGCAACATAATTGATGCCAGTGCAATACTTGGTAAAACCAGATGCGCCAGACCATCGAGTGTAAAGTAGCCGGAATCCCAGCCAAATACATTGGCGGTTTCTCCCCTGCCATAGGAAGGCAGCCAGCCTAGCTCAATGGAGAAGATATACATCAGCATAATCGCTGTCAGGAAAACTGGGATGGAGATACCTATACTACTCAACGCCATCACCACCTTGGTAAAAAAGCTCTTTGGATGGATAGCGGAGTAAACCCCGAGCGGTATAGAGAGGACAACAATGATCAGAGCGGCACCAAATACCAGCTCCAGCGTTGCCACCAGCTTATCCAGAATCACTTCTGTTGCCGGTTTTTTGAAAAAGTAGGATGTACCTAAATCACCTTGTACGGCTTTGCCTACAAAGCGGGTATATTTTGTAATAAACGGATCGTTTAAACCGAGCTCATCACGTAAAGCCTGTCGCTCTGCTTCCGAAACAGACTGGCCCACAAGTTCCCGCAGCGGATCGCCGAGGTTATCCTGTATAGAAAACGCAACCAAACTGATCACAAACATCACTATCAGTGCCTGATACAGGCGCTTGACCAGAAACGAAAACATTCCTTGCCCCTTAATAATCCTTAATCTTCTTTTCAGAAGTTATTCAGTCAATATTCAGTCAATATTCAGTCTAAAAATGACACCCAATCCGACTGAATTAAGACTGAGCACCATAAAACTTGTAATGAATAAGTCACTACAAAAAGCAGTATCCGCCCCATTAGCAGGCAGGATACCGCTTTTGCGGTTAGTTATTATTTAACAACCAGGTCACCGAAGTACGGGAAGTTCATACCGTTGATGATAGGAGCAATTTCTACGTTGCTCTTAGCAGCCCATGATGGATCCTGCCAGTGCAGTGGTACAAACGCCGCTTCATCAAACAGGATCTGCTCAACTTTCTTCAGCATAGCGTTACGCTTAGTCAGATCTGTCTCTTTGTTTGCTTCAGTAATCAGCTGATCAACTTCTGCGTTACCGTAGTGACCACAGTTGTACTGACCTTTACCTGTTTCAGCATCTCTAGTCATCGCCAGGAACTCAGTAAAGTTAGCTGAATCTTCTGTATCCGGGTGCCAGCCAATCATCAGCATGTCTGCCGCACACTTATCAAACTCAGGCCAGTATTGCGCTTTTGGCATGGTTTTCAGGTCAACCTTGATACCGATCTTAGAAAGCATTGCCGCTGTTGCCTGAGCGATTTTCGCATCGTTCACGTAACGGTTGTTTGGCGCCATCATCGTCAGCTTGAATCCGTCTGCATAACCTGCATCTTTCATCAGCTGCTTCGCTTTCTTAAGGTCATATCTAGGCTTAAGATTTTCGTTATAACCAGCGTAGCCAACCGGGCTCTGCTGAGCTGCTGCTGTCGCAGCACCCTTCATAACTTTCTTAGTGATACCTTCGTTGTTTACTGCATAAACGATAGCCTGACGAACACGCTCATCTTTCAGTGCAGGGTTGCTGTTCTGGTTCATCTGGAAGGTAATGATACGGGTACCAGGCATGGTATACAGATCAACACCACTTGCGCTCTTGATTCGCTTGTAGTCGTTTGGAGCAACAGGAGCAATCATGTCCACATCGCCAGACAGAAGTGCTGCTACACGGGTCGCATCTTCTTTAATAGGAACCAGAGTCAGTTTATCTACGTTACCTGAAGAAGACTTATCCCAGTAATCATTAAAGCGCTCAAATTCAACTTTTACGCCTTGCTGGCGGTAAGTGATGACGAAAGGACCAGTACCAGAAAGGTTTGTTGATGCGAAAGAGTTACCGTGCTTAACCAGCTCAGCTTTATCTTTACCTTCAGCTGTCTTACCTGTGTAGAACTTGCTGTCCATAGGGAAGATATAAGTCGCAACGTTTTCAATCAGAGGGTAAGTACCGTCAGTTTTAATCTCTACCGTGTAGTCATCAACTTTTGTCAGAGAAACCAGCGGAGCAAAGATACCCTTAAAGTCAGGAGAGCTCTTCAGACGGGCAAATGTCCATACTACGTCATCCGCAGTAAGCTCATTACCTGAGTGGAACTTAACACCTTTACGAAGGTTAAAGCGCATTGTCTCGTTATCGACACGATCCCATGACTCAGCCAGACGTGGTTCAAATTCCATTTTCTGGTTAAAACGTACCAGAGGGTCAAATACCATGTGAGACAGTTGCATAGTACCACCGGAAAGCTGCTCATGCGGGTCAAGAGACACAGGGTCTGCCGCATAACCTACGGTGATATCAGCTGCAGCTGCACTAAAGCTAAGACCAGCAGCCATTAGAGCAACTGTCAATTTAGTCTTAATGGATTTCATTGCATAACTCCTTTTATGGGAAATTAAATCCCTAATGTTGTTTTTGCTTCTGTTAATCGTAATAAATCCAAAGCACAGAGTGCCTGTGGATCACACTAGCTGCCCGGACGAACGGCTGCCGGACAGCAAAGATTAAGCGATATCTTCACGTAGCCCGGTAAATTCAGGCATCAGAGAGATTAATTGCTGGCTGTACTCATGCTGAGGAGAATTGAACAGCTGCTCTGTCGGAGCAACTTCCAATAATTTACCCATTTTCATCACACCTATGCGATCACACATCTGGCGGATCACAGGCAGGTCATGACTGATAAACAGCATGGTCAGATTTAATTCGTCTTGTAAGTCCTTTAACAAGTTAAGAATCTGAGCCTGTACGGATACATCCAGTGCGGATGTCGGCTCATCACAAATTAGAAGACGTGGGCGAGTCGCTAACGCTCGCGCAATAGAGATCCTCTGGCGCTGCCCGCCTGAGAATTCATGAGGATATTTTAGTCCGGCCATTCTGCCTAGCCCTACGTGATCAAGCAGATCGTTCACGATCTCTCGTGTTTCAACTTCATTACGGGTCAGGTTATGGAAACGGATAGGTTCCGCGATAATATCGAAAATCTTCATACGCGGGTTCATTGAGGTATACGGGTTCTGGAAGACCATCTGCATCTGACGGCGCATAGGTCGGCGCTCTTTTTCAGATTTAAGGCTGGTAAGATCGATACCTTCAAAGGTTACTTTGCCTGAATTAGGCGCATACAGACCGGCAATAACACGGGCAATGGTTGATTTACCGGAGCCGGATTCGCCTACCAGGCCAAAGGTTTCACCTTCAAACACTTCAAAACTCACGTCGTCCGAAGCCTGAACATATTCGCGGCGGCTCTCAAACAGAGAGTCTTTAGTTACAAAACGTAGGTTTACATTCTCTACATTAAGCAGAGGACCGGTATAGGCTCGCTGATCCTGACTCTGACCAAGCCAGTGAGTTTTAACATCCAGCGGTGCCATCTCTGAAGCTTCTTCGATATAGCTTACCAGAGGGAAGCGGTCCAGCTTCTTATCTGAACGCGGAACGGCAGAGATCAGGCTGCGGGTATAAGAGTGATCCGGGTCACCAAGAACTTTTTTCGTCTCACCGAACTCAACCAGATCACCACGGTACATAACCGCGACCTTATCAGTAACATTGGAGACCACACCCATATCGTGGGTTACCAACATGCAACCAACATCATTTTTAACGCACAGTTCGCGAATCAGGCACAAGATCTGATCCTGAATAGATACATCCAGTGCCGTTGTCGGCTCATCAGCAATAATCAGATCCGGCTCACCAGCCAATGCAATCGCAATAACCACACGCTGACGCATACCACCAGAAAATTGATGCGGGAACTGTTTTAATCTGTTTTCAGGCTGGGGAATACCAACCTGCTTCATCAGGGAAAGAGCCCGCTGATACGCTTCTTCATCAGACACCTTCATATTGGCATGAATGGTCTCTTTAAGCTGGTGTTCAACGGTAAATAACGGGTTTAGAGATGTCATCGGATCCTGAAAAATAAATCCGATTTTTGAGCCACGTACGGCTCTCATTTCACTGCCGGAAAGTCCGGAGATCTTCTCTCCGTCAAGGTAAACATCGCCACCAGCAATGACACCCGGAGGGCTTAGCAAATCGATCACCGCATTACCTAC contains:
- a CDS encoding ABC transporter substrate-binding protein; its protein translation is MKSIKTKLTVALMAAGLSFSAAAADITVGYAADPVSLDPHEQLSGGTMQLSHMVFDPLVRFNQKMEFEPRLAESWDRVDNETMRFNLRKGVKFHSGNELTADDVVWTFARLKSSPDFKGIFAPLVSLTKVDDYTVEIKTDGTYPLIENVATYIFPMDSKFYTGKTAEGKDKAELVKHGNSFASTNLSGTGPFVITYRQQGVKVEFERFNDYWDKSSSGNVDKLTLVPIKEDATRVAALLSGDVDMIAPVAPNDYKRIKSASGVDLYTMPGTRIITFQMNQNSNPALKDERVRQAIVYAVNNEGITKKVMKGAATAAAQQSPVGYAGYNENLKPRYDLKKAKQLMKDAGYADGFKLTMMAPNNRYVNDAKIAQATAAMLSKIGIKVDLKTMPKAQYWPEFDKCAADMLMIGWHPDTEDSANFTEFLAMTRDAETGKGQYNCGHYGNAEVDQLITEANKETDLTKRNAMLKKVEQILFDEAAFVPLHWQDPSWAAKSNVEIAPIINGMNFPYFGDLVVK
- a CDS encoding dipeptide ABC transporter ATP-binding protein, which translates into the protein MSLLEVKNLRIEYPSRHGIHAAVKELSFNIERGEIVGVVGESGAGKSTVGNAVIDLLSPPGVIAGGDVYLDGEKISGLSGSEMRAVRGSKIGFIFQDPMTSLNPLFTVEHQLKETIHANMKVSDEEAYQRALSLMKQVGIPQPENRLKQFPHQFSGGMRQRVVIAIALAGEPDLIIADEPTTALDVSIQDQILCLIRELCVKNDVGCMLVTHDMGVVSNVTDKVAVMYRGDLVEFGETKKVLGDPDHSYTRSLISAVPRSDKKLDRFPLVSYIEEASEMAPLDVKTHWLGQSQDQRAYTGPLLNVENVNLRFVTKDSLFESRREYVQASDDVSFEVFEGETFGLVGESGSGKSTIARVIAGLYAPNSGKVTFEGIDLTSLKSEKERRPMRRQMQMVFQNPYTSMNPRMKIFDIIAEPIRFHNLTRNEVETREIVNDLLDHVGLGRMAGLKYPHEFSGGQRQRISIARALATRPRLLICDEPTSALDVSVQAQILNLLKDLQDELNLTMLFISHDLPVIRQMCDRIGVMKMGKLLEVAPTEQLFNSPQHEYSQQLISLMPEFTGLREDIA